One Panicum virgatum strain AP13 chromosome 9K, P.virgatum_v5, whole genome shotgun sequence genomic region harbors:
- the LOC120647506 gene encoding protein FIZZY-RELATED 2-like isoform X2: MDHHYHHLTPPPSPMENTAAGTSSKPPTTASTPNSRLASGAPSSRHSATPSHASATTSAPTPASRTVYSDRFIPSRTGSNLALFDLAPSPSPSHDAAPSGPASSSGSAPATSPYCALLRAALFGPDTPDRVASSATACSSSSSAGASAVGTPATGNIFRFKAEVPRNAKRALFSGEDEEDALFPGIFTTRGAGPRKIPRSPYKVLDAPALQDDFYLNLVDWSSHNVLAVGLGNCVYLWNACSSKVTKLCDLGVDDNVCSVGWAQRGTHLAVGTNQGKVQIWDATRCKRIRTMESHRMRVGALAWSSSLLSSGSRDKSILHHDIRAQEDYVSKLTGHKSEVCNLVWSKNVNELVSTHGYSQNQIIVWRYPTMSKLATLTGHTYRVLYLAISPDGQTIVTGAGDETLRFWNVFPSPKSQSSDSLSCIGGTSFVRSYIR; encoded by the exons ATggaccaccactaccaccacctcacgccgccaccgtcgccgatGGAGAACACGGCGGCGGGGACGTCCTCCAAGCCGCCGACGACGGCGTCCACGCCCAACTCAAGGCTCGCCTCGGGCGCGCCCTCCTCCCGGCACTCCGCCACGCCGTCGCACGCCTCCGCCACCACATCCGCGCCCACGCCGGCCTCGCGGACCGTCTACAGCGACCGCTTCATCCCCAGCCGCACCGGATCCAACCTCGCGCTCTTCGACCTAgccccctcgccctcgccctcccaCGACGCCGCGCCCAGCGGCCCGGCCTCCTCGTCCGGATCTGCACCAGCCACGTCGCCGTACTGCgcgctcctccgcgccgcgctcTTCGGCCCCGACACGCCGGACCGGGTCGCGTCCTCGGCCACCGCGTGCTCCTCATCCTCGTCCGCGGGGGCGTCGGCGGTGGGCACCCCCGCCACGGGGAATATCTTCAGATTCAAGGCGGAGGTGCCCAGGAACGCCAAGAGGGCGCTATTCTccggcgaggacgaggaggacgcgCTGTTTCCCGGCATTTTCACCACGAGGGGCGCCGGGCCAAGGAAGATCCCAAGGTCGCCCTACAAG GTGCTAGATGCTCCCGCGTTGCAAGACGACTTCTACCTCAACCTCGTCGACTGGTCTTCACATAATGTCCTTGCTGTTGGGTTGGGCAATTGCGTTTACTTGTGGAATGCGTGCAGTAGCAAG GTCACCAAGCTATGTGATTTAGGGGTGGATGACAATGTTTGCTCTGTGGGGTGGGCGCAGCGTGGCACTCACCTAGCTGTTGGGACAAATCAAGGCAAAGTTCAG ATATGGGATGCAACTCGTTGTAAAAGAATAAGAACGATGGAAAGCCATCGCATGCGTGTAGGTGCTCTTGCATGGAGTTCTTCATTGCTTTCTTCTGGAAGTCGCGACAAGAGCATCCTCCACCATGACATCCGTGCTCAAGAAGATTATGTTAGCAAGCTTACTGGGCATAAATCTGAG GTCTGCAATCTTGTGTGGTCAAAGAATGTAAATGAGCTTGTTAGTACCCACGGATACTCTCAAAACCAAATAATTGTTTGGAGATATCCAACAATGTCTAAG CTTGCCACTTTGACAGGCCATACATACAGAGTATTGTATCTAGCTATTTCCCCTGATGGTCAG ACCATAGTTACTGGTGCTGGTGATGAAACACTCCGTTTTTGGAACGTGTTCCCTTCTCCAAAATCCCAG AGTTCTGACAGTTTAAGTTGCATCGGAGGAACATCATTTGTTAGAAGCTACATCCGGTGA
- the LOC120647506 gene encoding protein FIZZY-RELATED 2-like isoform X1: protein MDHHYHHLTPPPSPMENTAAGTSSKPPTTASTPNSRLASGAPSSRHSATPSHASATTSAPTPASRTVYSDRFIPSRTGSNLALFDLAPSPSPSHDAAPSGPASSSGSAPATSPYCALLRAALFGPDTPDRVASSATACSSSSSAGASAVGTPATGNIFRFKAEVPRNAKRALFSGEDEEDALFPGIFTTRGAGPRKIPRSPYKVLDAPALQDDFYLNLVDWSSHNVLAVGLGNCVYLWNACSSKVTKLCDLGVDDNVCSVGWAQRGTHLAVGTNQGKVQIWDATRCKRIRTMESHRMRVGALAWSSSLLSSGSRDKSILHHDIRAQEDYVSKLTGHKSEVCGLKWSYDNRQLASGGNDNRLFVWNPHSVQPVLKYTEHTAAVKAIAWSPHLHGLLASGGGTADRCIRFWNTTTNTHLSCVDTGSQVCNLVWSKNVNELVSTHGYSQNQIIVWRYPTMSKLATLTGHTYRVLYLAISPDGQTIVTGAGDETLRFWNVFPSPKSQSSDSLSCIGGTSFVRSYIR, encoded by the exons ATggaccaccactaccaccacctcacgccgccaccgtcgccgatGGAGAACACGGCGGCGGGGACGTCCTCCAAGCCGCCGACGACGGCGTCCACGCCCAACTCAAGGCTCGCCTCGGGCGCGCCCTCCTCCCGGCACTCCGCCACGCCGTCGCACGCCTCCGCCACCACATCCGCGCCCACGCCGGCCTCGCGGACCGTCTACAGCGACCGCTTCATCCCCAGCCGCACCGGATCCAACCTCGCGCTCTTCGACCTAgccccctcgccctcgccctcccaCGACGCCGCGCCCAGCGGCCCGGCCTCCTCGTCCGGATCTGCACCAGCCACGTCGCCGTACTGCgcgctcctccgcgccgcgctcTTCGGCCCCGACACGCCGGACCGGGTCGCGTCCTCGGCCACCGCGTGCTCCTCATCCTCGTCCGCGGGGGCGTCGGCGGTGGGCACCCCCGCCACGGGGAATATCTTCAGATTCAAGGCGGAGGTGCCCAGGAACGCCAAGAGGGCGCTATTCTccggcgaggacgaggaggacgcgCTGTTTCCCGGCATTTTCACCACGAGGGGCGCCGGGCCAAGGAAGATCCCAAGGTCGCCCTACAAG GTGCTAGATGCTCCCGCGTTGCAAGACGACTTCTACCTCAACCTCGTCGACTGGTCTTCACATAATGTCCTTGCTGTTGGGTTGGGCAATTGCGTTTACTTGTGGAATGCGTGCAGTAGCAAG GTCACCAAGCTATGTGATTTAGGGGTGGATGACAATGTTTGCTCTGTGGGGTGGGCGCAGCGTGGCACTCACCTAGCTGTTGGGACAAATCAAGGCAAAGTTCAG ATATGGGATGCAACTCGTTGTAAAAGAATAAGAACGATGGAAAGCCATCGCATGCGTGTAGGTGCTCTTGCATGGAGTTCTTCATTGCTTTCTTCTGGAAGTCGCGACAAGAGCATCCTCCACCATGACATCCGTGCTCAAGAAGATTATGTTAGCAAGCTTACTGGGCATAAATCTGAG GTTTGTGGGCTCAAGTGGTCATATGACAATCGTCAGCTTGCATCTGGTGGCAATGACAACCGA CTTTTTGTTTGGAATCCACATTCAGTACAACCAGTACTGAAGTATACGGAGCACACGGCAGCTGTCAAAGCTATTGCCTGGTCACCTCATCTCCATGGCCTGCTTGCATCTGGCGGAGGAACCGCAGATAGATGCATACGATTTTGGAATACGACCACAAATACACACTTGAGCTGTGTGGACACTGGCAGTCAG GTCTGCAATCTTGTGTGGTCAAAGAATGTAAATGAGCTTGTTAGTACCCACGGATACTCTCAAAACCAAATAATTGTTTGGAGATATCCAACAATGTCTAAG CTTGCCACTTTGACAGGCCATACATACAGAGTATTGTATCTAGCTATTTCCCCTGATGGTCAG ACCATAGTTACTGGTGCTGGTGATGAAACACTCCGTTTTTGGAACGTGTTCCCTTCTCCAAAATCCCAG AGTTCTGACAGTTTAAGTTGCATCGGAGGAACATCATTTGTTAGAAGCTACATCCGGTGA